Part of the Bacillus sp. N1-1 genome, AATGCCTCATACATCCGTCAGTTCACAGAAGCCTTCGGAGAGTTTCCTTTTGTTATAGCGGGAGATCCGAAAAGAAAAGCCTATCGAGGGATGGGTCACCATACAATGCCGAAGTGGAAATTACTTGGACAAGCAGCTATTGGGTTCATCACTCGTAAGATGGATGGATTTATCCCAAAAGAGCAAAAGAAGAAAGACTTTGTTCTTAAATCAATGAAAACTCAGGATGTTTATATTCAAGGTGGGACATGGATTTATGACGACAGAGGGAAGCTAATCTGGCATCATATTGATCAGTCTCCAGAGGACCATGCAAAAATCGACTCTGTCATTGAAGTGTTAAAAAAGCATAACGCATAGCAAAATCGCTTCTAACAATGTTAGAAGCGATTTTTGCGTATCAATTTATTTTAGGAGGAACATGATAGGTGAATTACTGATTCACGACTTTTCTGCGAATAGCAAATGCTGAACCAGCTACAGCAAGAGAACCTACTGTAATCCAAAGTGCTGTTAGGTCAGATGACTGCTCGCTCGCACCACCCATACCTGTCTTAGGCATATCACCAGGCATTGCTTCTCCAGCGAACTTATCCGGCATTTGGTTAACAATTGCTCCACCTAGAGATTCACCTACACCGAACATGAACGCATAGCCTTCACGGAATTGATCTGTTGATGCTTTAAAATCCCCAGACATATACGATTCAAAAGAGGCAACCACTTGTTTTTCATGAGCCATTAGTGCTTCGATTGCCGCATCAGTTGGAAGGTTTTCTTCTGTTGCTGTTCCAAGGAAGGTACCGAAATCTTCAGGGAATGTTGTTAATAAACGTTCTTTTGCCATGTTCATCGCTTCCTCGTCTTCAGAAAGAGAGGCAACGACAAGATCAGCTTGTGCAGCAATATGGTCTTCCTGCCAGATCTTTTCAAACTGAGCAGCACCTTCATCTCCATATATTGATCCGATCGCGGCTTTAAAGTCAGCGGTATTTCTGTCTTCAGCCCAGTTTACAAAGTCATAGTCTTCTGATTGATCATACCCCTTCTCAAGACCAAGTGAAGAAAGAGCAAAGTGTTCAGATGCTAGACTGTTTAGAGTTGAGCGTAAATCTGCAGCTGGTGTAACAGCTTTCGTGTTATCAAATTTATCCGGCATTTGTGTTACGATCGCACTCGATAATGCTTTACTGATCGCAAACATGTGCTTATGTCCTTCGCGGAATGTTGTATAAGCTTGTTCATAATTTCCTTCTGTATACTCATCAAAGGTAGTTAGTACTTGATCTTCATGAACTTCTAAAACATCTGCAGCTGCTTCTTTTGGAAGGTTACCTTCTGTCGCCGTATCAAGGAAAGTGGAGAATTCATCAACAAATTCATCTACTTCTTTCTCAGCTTCTTTTCGAAGTTCTGCATCATCTTCAGTTGCCGCTTTTACAAAATCAGCAGAATAATCATTGTGCTCTCTAAAAATGTCCTCAAATTGTTGCGCCGCTTCATCGCCATAAACAGATGCGATTGCTGGAGTCATATCAGCTGCGTTTTGATCGAGTGCTTCTGTCACTTCTTCAGCATCCTCAGTGCCATCATACGATTTGGTCATCGACGTAACAGCTAGTACAAAATGTTCGGATAAGAGTTGATCAAGTGTGGCTCGTAGATCGGCAGCTGGTGTGCTTACTGTTGGTTCTGGGTCAGCTGCACCTGCAACTGTTGGAAACAATAGGGTTAGCCCTAGAGCCGGAACCATTAATTTTTTAAATGCTTTTTTCATGTTCATTTTTTCTTCACGCTCCTCGTTTTTATTACCGTTAATTTTGATTACACACAGCTAACGAGGTGAAAAAGAGTTTGGATCACTTTAAGAACTATTTTTTTAGAAAAAACATATTTTTTAATTTTCCAAAAATAATTTTGTAGATAAACTGCACTTATGGTAGTATTAAACTTCTGTCTCAGTTAAAGGCAAATCTCAGAAGGAGGTAACTGATCTTGGATCATAAGAATCAAAGTGCCTATCGAAAAGAGAAGCAGCAACTCGATCAAATTGCTGCCGAGATTACAAAACAGCAAAAAGCATTGGAAGGATATCCCCGGTATTCAGGTGATAATGTAACCGAACAGGTCCTTGAAAGTATTCGAGAAGAAAATCGTCAATCACTTGCTATAGCGGTAAAAGAACCGTATTTTGCGAGAATGGATTTTCAAGAAGACGAGAAGCCATCACGTGCCTACTACATTGGGAAGGTTGGGGTAGCACATGGGGATTCACAAGATTCTCTAGTTGTGGATTGGCGAGCGCCTGTTGCGAGTATGTTCTATGCCTTTACAGGACCAGAAGAGGATGTTTATTACTTATCGCCAGATGGCGTGATTGAAGGGAATATCGAACTAAAAAGAAACATTGTGATTCGAGATAAAGAACTTCAGCGAGTGGTGGACACTTATGTAGAAGGAAGCGATCATTTAAGCGGCTCAGATGAGTTTCTTCTCTACCGCCTGAGTGAAAATAAGGATAATCGCCTTCGTGATATTGTTTCTACAATTCAAGCAAAGCAAAATGATATTATTCGTGCAGAGCGATCGACCCCCTTAATCATTCAAGGTGCAGCAGGTAGTGGGAAAACAACCGTCGCGCTGCATCGATTAGCTTACTTGTTGTACGAATATCGAGATACCATACAGGCAGGAAGAATGATTATTTTTGCACCGAACCGCATGTTTCTTGACTATATTTCTGGCGTTCTTCCTGAGTTAGGTGTAGGAGGCATTCAACAATCGACCTTTACCGATTGGACATTAAGCATGATTGAAGAGAAAGTGAAATTAGATACTTCAGAAGACGATCTTCAAAAATGGTTCGCCAGAGAGCGGCCAGATATGAATTTGGCTGGAGGAAGAGTGAAGGGATCCATTGTCTTTAAACACTGGATTGATAAAGCCCTAGTCAATTATAGTCAATCAGTGAGGCCAGAAGGATCTTTCACTCCATTTGAAGGATGTACGCTACCCGAAGTTAAAATTAAGCAGTGGTTAGAAGATCTCTCGGCATACCCTGTCGGACGGAAGCGTGAAATGATCATGAATCGCTTTAAAGTCTGGATTAAAGATGAGATCAAGTCAATTGAAGGAAGTCATGTGCAAAAAGAGTATCGAAAGCTAGCGAATGAGCAGCTGAAGAAATATTTTAAAAAATGGCCGAAGCAAACAGCGCTTTCTTTTTATAAGTCATTGTTTCAGGCAAATCCACCAGAGTATGTGCCTAAGACCGAAAGAGCTCATATGCTAGATGA contains:
- a CDS encoding copper amine oxidase — translated: MNMKKAFKKLMVPALGLTLLFPTVAGAADPEPTVSTPAADLRATLDQLLSEHFVLAVTSMTKSYDGTEDAEEVTEALDQNAADMTPAIASVYGDEAAQQFEDIFREHNDYSADFVKAATEDDAELRKEAEKEVDEFVDEFSTFLDTATEGNLPKEAAADVLEVHEDQVLTTFDEYTEGNYEQAYTTFREGHKHMFAISKALSSAIVTQMPDKFDNTKAVTPAADLRSTLNSLASEHFALSSLGLEKGYDQSEDYDFVNWAEDRNTADFKAAIGSIYGDEGAAQFEKIWQEDHIAAQADLVVASLSEDEEAMNMAKERLLTTFPEDFGTFLGTATEENLPTDAAIEALMAHEKQVVASFESYMSGDFKASTDQFREGYAFMFGVGESLGGAIVNQMPDKFAGEAMPGDMPKTGMGGASEQSSDLTALWITVGSLAVAGSAFAIRRKVVNQ
- a CDS encoding 3'-5' exonuclease yields the protein MDHKNQSAYRKEKQQLDQIAAEITKQQKALEGYPRYSGDNVTEQVLESIREENRQSLAIAVKEPYFARMDFQEDEKPSRAYYIGKVGVAHGDSQDSLVVDWRAPVASMFYAFTGPEEDVYYLSPDGVIEGNIELKRNIVIRDKELQRVVDTYVEGSDHLSGSDEFLLYRLSENKDNRLRDIVSTIQAKQNDIIRAERSTPLIIQGAAGSGKTTVALHRLAYLLYEYRDTIQAGRMIIFAPNRMFLDYISGVLPELGVGGIQQSTFTDWTLSMIEEKVKLDTSEDDLQKWFARERPDMNLAGGRVKGSIVFKHWIDKALVNYSQSVRPEGSFTPFEGCTLPEVKIKQWLEDLSAYPVGRKREMIMNRFKVWIKDEIKSIEGSHVQKEYRKLANEQLKKYFKKWPKQTALSFYKSLFQANPPEYVPKTERAHMLDEALITGTSKLMKKKNVSTSDLAPLLYIQFKLNGVHKDDIFQHIVIDEAQDFSPFQLALLMEVNRARSFTILGDLAQGIHAYKGIRQWEEFRELFENKELYMELEQSYRSTLEIIEFANEVIAHANIPVQPAVPVFRSGERVTVHEITKESLLDRLFETAQEMKGRGMKTIAIVGRSEEECRNLYQALSKDKDVNLLTAKDRSYEGGISVVPIYLTKGLEFDGVIVANANEVNYRCNEEDAKLLYVGCTRALHELKLFYTEVPSQLLPG